From a single Capsicum annuum cultivar UCD-10X-F1 chromosome 12, UCD10Xv1.1, whole genome shotgun sequence genomic region:
- the LOC107850810 gene encoding protein NRT1/ PTR FAMILY 1.2 (The sequence of the model RefSeq protein was modified relative to this genomic sequence to represent the inferred CDS: added 109 bases not found in genome assembly) yields the protein MEKNSSTEKGEMVEEPLLLHNSETQKGGLRTLPFILGNAVLMNAATAALTPNMILYLMNEYHMDMTTGSNIIYIWSAVTNIAPVVGAFMADSFVGRFQTIGLGSVVALVGMFLFWLTSVIPQARPPPCVDSTNICRSAEMFQLFFLCFSLGIVAIGVAAFKSTSLAFGSDQLKWEVHQENPRAMERYFSWYYALYALSLVIALTCLVYIQVNMGWALGFGAPVLLMLFATLSIYLGTPFYVKLKPKPSLMAGLFQVVVAAYRNRCLRLSSESADILYHQKKGSTIVLPSEKLRFLNKACIVQDPQLDLSSDGEATDPWRLCTVDQVEELKALLKVVPIWLTGVVLAINISQTSFPVLQANTMDRHIGSSFEIPAASFGIFIVISGILWIVLYDCLILPVASKLTGKPVHFSTKQRMGFGLVLSFLSVLVVAVVEGVRRNIAITEGYSDDPKGVIPMSAVWLLPQNCITGFAEALNAIGQNEFYISEFPRSMSSIAASLIGLGMGVGNLLASFLMNTIDNLTKREGQESWISSNINKGHYDYYYLILAGFSLVNMLCYIVCSRAYGPCKGEEEEMKEEEDP from the exons gAAATGCGGTTTTAATGAATGCGGCGACGGCGGCTTTAACCCCTAATATGATCCTGTATTTGATGAATGAATATCACATGGATATGACTACTGGGTCTAATATTATCTACATCTGGTCAGCAGTTACCAACATTGCTCCAGTTGTTGGTGCCTTTATGGCGGATTCTTTTGTGGGACGGTTCCAGACGATAGGATTGGGATCTGTTGTCGCTCTTGTG GGGATGTTTCTGTTTTGGCTGACATCAGTGATTCCGCAAGCAAGGCCCCCACCCTGTGTCGATTCCACCAACATTTGCAGATCAGCAGAGATGTTCCAACTCTTCTTCCTGTGTTTCTCTTTGGGTATCGTTGCCATTGGTGTAGCTGCATTCAAATCCACGTCTTTAGCATTTGGTTCTGATCAGTTAAAATGGGAAGTACATCAAGAAAATCCGCGTGCAATGGAGAGATACTTCAGCTGGTACTATGCCTTGTACGCTTTGTCTCTCGTGATTGCTCTCACGTGTCTTGTTTATATCCAAGTCAACATGGGGTGGGCTTTAGGTTTTGGAGCTCCTGTTTTGCTAATGTTGTTTGCAACTCTTTCAATTTATTTGGGTACTCCATTCTACGTGAAGCTGAAGCCTAAACCGAGCTTAATGGCTGGCCTTTTTCAAGTGGTTGTAGCTGCTTATAGAAATAGATGTCTCAGATTGTCTTCAGAGAGTGCAGATATACTATACCATCAGAAAAAAGGGTCAACCATAGTTCTTCCAAGTGAAAAACTAAG GTTTCTGAATAAAGCATGCATTGTGCAAGATCCTCAGCTAGACTTGAGCTCAGATGGAGAAGCAACAGATCCTTGGCGTCTTTGCACTGTAGATCAAGTAGAGGAGCTGAAAGCATTGCTCAAAGTTGTTCCAATCTGGTTGACAGGGGTTGTATTGGCCATAAATATAAGCCAGACCTCTTTTCCAGTACTTCAAGCGAATACCATGGATCGACATATTGGTTCAAGCTTTGAAATCCCAGCTGCCTCCTTTGGCATCTTTATTGTCATCTCTGGTATACTTTGGATTGTCCTCTATGACTGTTTGATTCTTCCCGTTGCATCAAAATTGACTGGGAAACCTGTTCACTTCAGCACGAAACAGAGAATGGGGTTTGGTTTAGTTCTTTCCTTCCTTTCAGTCTTAGTGGTGGCAGTTGTGGAAGGTGTCCGGAGAAATATTGCAATCACAGAGGGGTACTCTGATGATCCAAAAGGTGTTATCCCTATGTCAGCAGTGTGGCTACTTCCTCAGAATTGCATTACTGGCTTTGCAGAGGCCTTGAATGCCATCGGCCAAAATGAATTTTATATATCAGAATTTCCTAGAAGCATGTCAAGTATAGCTGCTTCTCTAATAGGACTTGGTATGGGAGTGGGAAACTTACTAGCTAGCTTTCTAATGAATACCATCGACAACTTAACCAAAAGAGAAGGGCAAGAGAGTTGGATATCGAGCAATATAAACAAGGGCCATTACGACTACTATTATCTGATTCTTGCTGGATTTAGTCTGGTGAACATGCTGTGCTATATTGTTTGTAGTAGAGCTTATGGTCCTTGTAAAGGAGAGGAAGAAGAGATGAAGGAAGAGGAGGATCCATGA